The Desulfatibacillum aliphaticivorans DSM 15576 genome includes a region encoding these proteins:
- a CDS encoding protein-glutamate methylesterase/protein-glutamine glutaminase, whose product MKKLRVLIVDDSPIMQSLLKRILSAEADIEVIGSASDAFEAREMIIADPPDVLTLDVEMPRMDGITFLKRLMSYKPLPVLMISSYTTENSIRTMEALEAGAVDFVPKPVHGAAHQSLELLAADIVAKVRAAGRANISLAPAVRVAPKMTAQTRASRLYKILAIGASTGGTTAIRRLLSSMNFHTNGILVVQHMPPNYTKSFAQRLNDMVPCEVVEAVDRERVEKDKVIIAQGGKHMVLARDRAGFFVRITDTPPVHHQKPSVDVLFESAAQVAGREAVGIILTGMGEDGARGLLSMREAGCFTVAQDEASSVVFGMPRAAIEMGAATRIASLDAMPNDILASAKLR is encoded by the coding sequence ATGAAGAAATTGCGTGTACTGATTGTGGACGATTCGCCGATTATGCAGTCCTTGCTTAAACGCATTTTATCCGCCGAAGCGGATATTGAAGTCATAGGCAGCGCCTCTGATGCCTTTGAAGCAAGAGAGATGATTATCGCCGATCCCCCGGACGTCCTGACACTGGACGTGGAAATGCCAAGAATGGACGGCATTACCTTTTTGAAAAGGCTTATGTCCTATAAGCCGTTGCCTGTGTTGATGATCAGCTCATACACCACGGAAAACAGCATTCGAACCATGGAGGCTCTGGAAGCCGGGGCTGTGGACTTTGTGCCCAAACCCGTGCACGGCGCCGCCCATCAGAGCCTGGAGTTGCTGGCTGCGGACATCGTGGCCAAAGTGCGGGCCGCGGGCCGGGCCAATATCTCCTTGGCCCCGGCGGTGCGGGTCGCCCCGAAAATGACCGCCCAAACCCGCGCCTCCAGGTTGTATAAAATCCTGGCCATCGGGGCCTCTACAGGCGGAACCACGGCGATCAGAAGACTCCTGTCCTCCATGAATTTTCATACCAACGGAATTCTGGTGGTTCAGCACATGCCTCCCAATTACACCAAGTCTTTCGCCCAACGCCTGAACGACATGGTCCCCTGCGAAGTCGTGGAGGCCGTGGACAGGGAGAGAGTGGAGAAGGATAAGGTCATAATCGCCCAGGGCGGCAAGCATATGGTTCTCGCCAGGGACAGGGCAGGGTTTTTCGTCCGGATCACGGACACGCCGCCCGTTCATCACCAAAAGCCCTCGGTTGACGTGCTTTTTGAGTCCGCCGCCCAGGTTGCGGGTAGGGAGGCTGTAGGCATTATTTTGACAGGCATGGGGGAAGATGGCGCGCGCGGCCTGCTTAGCATGCGCGAGGCCGGCTGCTTTACCGTCGCTCAGGATGAAGCCTCCTCCGTGGTCTTTGGAATGCCCAGGGCCGCCATTGAAATGGGCGCCGCAACCCGCATTGCATCCCTGGACGCCATGCCCAACGACATTCTCGCCAGCGCAAAACTGCGGTGA
- a CDS encoding chemotaxis protein CheD, with amino-acid sequence MLLRAGEYHVCTKGEVLYTLLGSCIAACLYDKERQIGGMNHFLLPGLVHPDDIFSSEVGRYGMYAMELLIGDLIKKGARRDKLQAKIFGGGKVLKFRKYDGNITGSNIRFATKYLELEGIPQETSDLGGKQGRKILFFSDTTKVLLKRFDMEADPTTLDEETAYKGRVFYPRKAKSSVILF; translated from the coding sequence GTGCTTTTGAGGGCAGGCGAGTACCATGTTTGTACGAAAGGCGAGGTGCTGTACACCTTGCTGGGGTCCTGCATCGCTGCATGCTTGTATGACAAGGAAAGACAGATAGGCGGCATGAATCATTTTTTGCTGCCTGGCCTGGTGCACCCGGACGACATCTTCTCCTCGGAGGTCGGCCGCTACGGCATGTACGCCATGGAGTTGCTCATCGGCGATCTCATAAAAAAAGGCGCAAGACGGGATAAGCTCCAGGCAAAAATTTTCGGCGGCGGAAAGGTGCTTAAATTCCGCAAGTACGACGGAAATATTACCGGGTCCAATATTCGTTTTGCAACCAAGTATCTGGAGTTGGAAGGCATCCCCCAGGAAACCTCCGATCTCGGTGGAAAACAAGGCAGAAAAATTTTGTTTTTTTCCGACACCACCAAGGTGTTGCTAAAAAGATTTGATATGGAAGCCGATCCTACTACCCTGGACGAAGAAACCGCCTACAAGGGCAGGGTCTTCTATCCCAGGAAGGCAAAGTCTTCCGTTATTTTGTTTTAA
- a CDS encoding chemotaxis protein CheW, which yields MATQYVVFSLNDQCYGVEIFKIKEVFSYRKITPLPHVKGFVKGIINLRGVILPVFDLREKFGLPSTDYTPFHVIIVVEIAGRVMGVIADEISDVVEIQADDFQNTGNLPPGISREYLAGVGRKDDMMTILLDVDRLLSQEELEMVDAT from the coding sequence ATGGCTACCCAATACGTGGTTTTTTCCCTTAACGACCAATGCTACGGCGTGGAAATCTTCAAGATCAAGGAGGTTTTCAGCTATCGCAAGATTACGCCGCTGCCCCACGTCAAAGGCTTTGTTAAGGGAATCATCAACTTGCGAGGAGTCATCCTGCCGGTGTTCGATTTGCGGGAGAAATTCGGCCTGCCTTCCACGGATTACACCCCTTTCCACGTAATCATTGTGGTGGAGATAGCCGGCCGGGTTATGGGGGTGATCGCCGATGAAATTTCAGACGTGGTGGAAATTCAGGCCGATGATTTTCAGAACACGGGAAACCTGCCGCCGGGCATATCCCGGGAATACCTGGCAGGGGTGGGCAGGAAAGACGATATGATGACGATCCTTCTGGATGTGGACAGGCTGCTGAGCCAGGAGGAATTGGAAATGGTGGACGCAACCTGA
- a CDS encoding CheR family methyltransferase, which translates to MIPVLSETEFELFRTLLQNKTGILLKAARRQTLGRRLAKRMEALGMSSYTAYYRMLKAGKNDEELRALINHVTIDQTSFFRAGPQFDLLAGRIIPEIMQKNYGLKQMRIWSAGCSRGHEPYSVAMMLQQAVRELVSWDVKILATDIDSDSLKYAFRGRYTANEMSHVPEDYATRFFKPQRHGGKKLYAVKDGLRKHILFRRLNLLESPYPIKGPMDVILCRNVMIYFSRTQKQQIMGEFLRLLPIGGYLCLGASESLIGIDDRFSLIGHAVYQKQKN; encoded by the coding sequence ATGATTCCCGTCTTGTCTGAAACGGAGTTCGAACTATTCCGGACCTTGCTTCAAAACAAGACAGGCATTTTGTTGAAAGCCGCCAGAAGGCAAACCCTGGGCAGAAGGCTGGCCAAAAGGATGGAAGCCCTGGGGATGAGTTCGTACACCGCCTATTACCGCATGCTCAAAGCGGGAAAGAACGATGAGGAGCTCAGAGCCCTGATCAACCACGTCACGATTGATCAGACCAGCTTTTTTCGGGCCGGTCCGCAATTTGATCTCCTGGCCGGACGGATTATTCCCGAAATCATGCAGAAAAACTATGGCCTTAAACAGATGCGCATCTGGTCCGCGGGCTGTTCAAGGGGGCACGAGCCATACAGCGTGGCCATGATGCTCCAGCAGGCGGTCCGGGAGTTGGTTTCATGGGACGTCAAAATTCTGGCCACGGATATTGACAGCGACTCCTTAAAATACGCTTTTCGGGGGCGATACACCGCCAATGAAATGAGCCATGTCCCCGAAGACTATGCAACGCGCTTCTTTAAACCGCAGAGACACGGGGGGAAAAAACTGTATGCGGTTAAAGACGGACTCAGGAAACACATCCTGTTCAGGAGGCTGAACCTCCTGGAATCGCCTTATCCCATCAAAGGCCCCATGGATGTCATCCTGTGCCGCAACGTTATGATTTATTTTTCCAGGACTCAGAAGCAACAGATCATGGGGGAGTTTTTGCGGCTGTTGCCGATCGGGGGGTATCTTTGCCTGGGCGCCTCGGAATCATTGATAGGAATTGATGACCGCTTTTCCCTTATAGGGCATGCGGTGTATCAAAAACAAAAAAACTAG
- a CDS encoding cytochrome c family protein, translating to MKMKMFTKIAGAAVAGIALAFLVLWPMAKATGGIVGGGYIGSEACKECHAKHYESWSKNSRKAKSWESINRMREDDGDGGLTEEEIKECYQCHTTGYGQETGFVNETETPGLKNVGCEACHGPGRLHTETMEKAHIVKTPTIELCAKCHEQKDEDNIGKVRPFRYKKVIYAGAH from the coding sequence ATGAAAATGAAGATGTTTACCAAAATAGCCGGTGCAGCAGTTGCGGGCATCGCCCTGGCTTTTTTGGTGCTTTGGCCCATGGCCAAAGCAACGGGGGGAATCGTCGGGGGCGGCTACATCGGGTCGGAAGCATGCAAGGAATGCCATGCCAAACATTATGAGTCCTGGTCTAAAAATTCAAGAAAAGCCAAATCCTGGGAGTCCATCAACCGAATGAGGGAAGATGACGGCGACGGCGGACTGACGGAAGAGGAAATCAAGGAATGCTACCAATGCCACACCACCGGATACGGCCAGGAAACCGGGTTTGTCAACGAGACGGAAACGCCCGGCCTGAAAAACGTGGGCTGCGAAGCTTGCCACGGCCCTGGAAGGCTGCATACCGAAACCATGGAAAAAGCGCATATCGTCAAAACGCCGACCATTGAGTTGTGCGCCAAATGCCATGAACAAAAAGACGAAGACAACATCGGCAAAGTAAGGCCTTTCCGATATAAAAAAGTAATTTACGCGGGCGCCCATTGA
- the mutL gene encoding DNA mismatch repair endonuclease MutL: MAPVRILPEILTNKIAAGEVVERPSSVLKELVENSLDAKSTRIVVEVKKGGRSLIQVADNGEGMDKDDALLCLERYATSKIYTDDDLFSISTLGFRGEALPSIGSVSRLTLITRKKDNPAGTKVVMQGGKIVNVSEVGAPPGTMISVADLFYNVPARRKFLKTVATEMGHIADTMSAMALGWPETAFELIHNDRKLFSWPAAQDPQDRIADVLGKDVAPGLIRFSQKEPEVSIEGCLAMPEFSRTTKRGLYIFVNGRLVTDKLVTHALMEGYKGRLMKGKYPVAVVFLRVPPDQVDVNVHPAKAEVRFVNGAMVHQALSSTVKESLDALDQTPWKSAPKPPVRTEANEDLFRQPPSQESFSSFVKEEPSWIKAAAATPPQAPMYRPEPRFDAPREPRRPSSPSSHSAALSPQPREDSAFSRPEPPVPDPGTARPEPYKAPQSQAAAAPEDGVSDLKALGQFANAYVICRSSKGLLIVDQHAAHERILFEQFKKHMEVGGIEIQNLLIPETFELSHIEAEILERILPDLQKTGIDVDRFSGRTFVVKAAPAMLANSDIGKIVKEMVEKVAEAGGNAHFFDALDECLIVMACHGSVRAHQSLSIQEMDALLKQLEACEHPSQCPHGRPTWLLWTEYDLERAFKRK; the protein is encoded by the coding sequence GTGGCTCCTGTCAGGATTCTCCCTGAAATTCTTACCAACAAAATCGCCGCCGGCGAGGTGGTGGAACGGCCCAGTTCGGTCTTGAAGGAGTTGGTGGAAAACTCCCTGGACGCCAAAAGCACCCGCATCGTGGTGGAGGTGAAAAAGGGAGGGCGGTCCCTGATTCAGGTGGCGGACAACGGCGAGGGCATGGATAAGGACGACGCCCTCCTGTGCCTGGAGCGCTACGCCACCAGCAAAATCTATACGGACGACGATTTGTTTTCCATCAGCACCCTGGGATTTAGGGGGGAGGCTTTGCCTTCCATTGGATCGGTGTCCCGCCTGACCCTGATCACCCGAAAAAAGGACAATCCCGCCGGAACCAAAGTGGTCATGCAGGGAGGCAAGATCGTTAACGTGTCGGAAGTCGGGGCGCCGCCGGGCACCATGATTTCCGTGGCGGATTTGTTCTACAACGTGCCCGCTCGCAGAAAATTCCTGAAAACCGTCGCCACGGAAATGGGACACATAGCCGACACCATGTCGGCCATGGCTTTGGGCTGGCCCGAGACGGCCTTTGAACTCATCCACAACGACAGAAAGTTGTTTTCGTGGCCTGCGGCCCAGGATCCTCAGGACCGGATTGCAGACGTGCTTGGCAAAGACGTGGCGCCGGGGCTTATCCGCTTTTCCCAAAAAGAACCGGAAGTCAGCATTGAAGGCTGCCTGGCCATGCCGGAATTTTCCCGCACCACAAAACGGGGGCTGTACATCTTTGTCAACGGCCGTCTGGTGACGGACAAGCTGGTCACCCACGCTTTGATGGAGGGCTATAAAGGCCGCCTAATGAAGGGCAAATACCCGGTGGCCGTGGTCTTTTTGCGGGTTCCGCCGGACCAGGTGGATGTGAACGTGCATCCGGCCAAGGCGGAGGTGCGTTTTGTCAATGGCGCCATGGTGCATCAGGCCCTGTCCTCGACGGTAAAGGAAAGCCTGGACGCCCTGGATCAGACGCCGTGGAAGTCGGCGCCCAAGCCGCCTGTGCGCACGGAGGCCAACGAGGATTTGTTCAGGCAGCCGCCCAGCCAGGAGTCTTTTTCGTCCTTCGTCAAGGAAGAGCCTTCCTGGATCAAAGCGGCCGCAGCAACGCCTCCCCAGGCGCCCATGTATCGGCCGGAGCCGCGATTCGACGCGCCCAGAGAGCCTCGAAGGCCTTCATCGCCCTCTTCCCATTCGGCCGCGCTTTCGCCCCAGCCTCGGGAGGATTCGGCTTTTTCCAGGCCGGAGCCGCCGGTTCCGGACCCGGGAACAGCCCGGCCTGAACCTTATAAAGCCCCGCAAAGCCAGGCTGCTGCAGCGCCTGAGGACGGCGTTTCGGATTTAAAGGCTTTGGGCCAGTTCGCCAACGCCTATGTGATCTGCCGGTCGTCCAAAGGCTTGCTGATTGTGGATCAGCACGCGGCCCACGAGAGAATCCTGTTCGAGCAATTTAAAAAGCATATGGAAGTGGGGGGGATTGAAATTCAGAATCTGCTGATTCCGGAGACCTTTGAGCTTTCCCATATCGAGGCGGAAATCCTGGAGCGCATTCTGCCCGATTTGCAAAAGACGGGCATTGACGTGGATCGCTTTTCGGGGCGCACCTTTGTGGTCAAAGCGGCGCCCGCCATGCTGGCGAACTCGGACATTGGGAAGATCGTAAAAGAGATGGTGGAAAAAGTGGCCGAAGCCGGGGGAAACGCCCATTTTTTCGACGCCCTGGACGAATGCCTGATCGTCATGGCCTGCCACGGATCGGTTCGCGCGCACCAGAGCTTAAGTATTCAGGAAATGGATGCTTTATTGAAGCAGTTGGAAGCCTGCGAGCATCCCTCCCAATGCCCCCATGGGCGGCCCACCTGGCTGTTATGGACGGAGTACGACCTGGAAAGGGCCTTTAAAAGGAAATAA
- a CDS encoding diguanylate cyclase translates to MANILVIDDSRLIAHVAKNMLTARGHEVTVATNGEEGLEAVATIKPDLILLDLIMPGMDGYAVCEKIKGSPATADIPVIMLTSKAETADKVRGLEAGASDYVTKPFEEGELVARVNTHLRIKELYESLQETNRQLQELANRDGLTGLYNHRYFQDAMTKDFQRAMRYHESLSCVLCDIDFFKKFNDTYGHQTGDIVLSTLARIVEDSLRDTDLAARYGGEEFALVLYHTPAAAAFMVAERLRESVEQHEFIANDLSLSVTISVGVATYPHPDIPDHKTLIECADKALYKAKENGRNQVISF, encoded by the coding sequence ATGGCTAATATACTCGTGATAGACGACAGCAGGCTCATCGCTCATGTGGCCAAAAATATGCTCACCGCAAGGGGGCATGAGGTGACTGTGGCCACCAATGGGGAGGAGGGGCTGGAGGCTGTGGCCACCATAAAACCGGACCTGATCCTCTTGGACCTCATCATGCCGGGCATGGACGGGTATGCGGTTTGCGAAAAAATCAAAGGCTCGCCCGCCACCGCCGACATCCCCGTCATCATGCTTACCTCCAAGGCCGAAACAGCCGACAAAGTCCGCGGCCTGGAAGCAGGCGCATCCGACTACGTGACCAAACCCTTTGAAGAAGGCGAACTGGTCGCCAGGGTCAACACCCACTTACGCATCAAGGAACTCTACGAAAGCCTGCAGGAAACCAACCGCCAACTCCAGGAGCTCGCAAACCGCGACGGCTTGACCGGCCTGTATAACCACCGTTATTTCCAGGACGCCATGACCAAGGATTTCCAGCGGGCCATGCGCTATCATGAGTCCCTGTCCTGTGTCTTGTGCGACATCGACTTCTTTAAAAAGTTCAACGACACCTATGGCCATCAGACCGGCGACATCGTGCTTTCCACCCTGGCGAGAATCGTTGAGGACAGCCTGCGGGACACCGATCTGGCCGCACGATACGGCGGCGAGGAATTCGCCCTGGTCCTGTATCACACCCCGGCGGCCGCGGCCTTTATGGTGGCGGAGCGCCTGCGGGAGTCCGTGGAGCAGCACGAGTTCATCGCCAACGACCTTAGCCTGTCCGTGACCATCAGCGTGGGCGTAGCCACCTATCCCCACCCGGACATCCCGGACCATAAAACCTTGATTGAATGTGCGGATAAGGCCTTGTACAAGGCCAAAGAAAACGGCAGGAACCAGGTTATTTCCTTTTAA
- the gatC gene encoding Asp-tRNA(Asn)/Glu-tRNA(Gln) amidotransferase subunit GatC, giving the protein MKISEEEVRHVAKLARLDLTDEEVAMFSRQVGDILDYVDQLNTVDTEGVEGASHAISVNNAFREDKVKDSMDPDLALSNAPEREDTDIIVPKVI; this is encoded by the coding sequence ATGAAAATCAGCGAAGAGGAAGTACGCCACGTAGCCAAGCTGGCCCGTCTGGACCTGACGGACGAGGAAGTGGCTATGTTCTCCCGCCAGGTTGGGGACATTCTGGATTATGTAGATCAACTGAATACCGTGGACACCGAAGGAGTGGAAGGGGCTTCTCACGCCATTTCCGTGAATAACGCCTTTCGCGAAGACAAGGTTAAGGACTCCATGGACCCGGATCTGGCCCTTTCCAATGCGCCTGAACGGGAAGACACGGATATTATCGTCCCCAAGGTCATATAG
- a CDS encoding methyl-accepting chemotaxis protein, which produces MSIRKRTRLRTKMLLATLFIVMLFMAANLIYFSSVQQKIAKTLTTNFSYQLMAKAMGGFEYPMRLGDTDSVRRELRQTGDQMSQAIGITDEEDGKDAKKVSEAEKRGLSIYIVNQRKKVVFSSDPAKEGLEVVKDRLLFDDDPQTALDEALQSTDRGPFAFLEEKAREVIRQENNEKVKNNIRAAIELADTDRMMDRIGEIFPSVTAGNKKALENALQKAKTPLRPMVFEETTGEAPFMTAIRPIFNRDSCTHCHGKSRRVLGAMIIQQPLKETQSTVRYNIIYMSVASILALGLLVAIIFSLFQSMVTNRLGALQEKTAQVAGGDVNVEVYDDSADSIGRLTRNFNTMILSIKDRIEYANSLQLGISDPFFMTDTDRKITFVNEAALKLVGLSKQEVLERPCHEVFLASVYKSECPVRSAMENDEAVSGKKIALTNSKGVEVPILCSAALLRDSSGKILGAFQIMRDLTADVEAETRIREAYAREEKGKKELEIKVIELSEVLGKVSQGDLSPRGVPSGANDSMDVLTHRINETLDGMAALIKQVKEAILPVINGVLRISRENQNLAQRTEQQAAAMEEISATLEELVSNTGENLANTRHADGLSKEAVKVAHEGGSEVERTAAAMSEIESASAKVVEMMDLINEITFQTNLLSINAAVEAARAGEQGRGFAVVANEVRNLAKRSASASKDIQVLVREIMDKVTTGRQWVGELEGRFANIVKTSGQVSDALGEVSMGSEESSRGIEQINQGTQEVCEVNEKNASFVDELAQETQKLKEKARKLQELTAVFVLGTEDIISHQMDFNEDAFEPEMPMEPRSSFEGRERRRAMPTSRALRDDLINTRPSMEEMTDDLLEQEFEEGFEEF; this is translated from the coding sequence ATGTCCATTCGAAAGCGGACCCGGCTGCGCACCAAGATGCTGCTAGCTACGTTGTTCATTGTCATGCTCTTTATGGCAGCCAACCTCATCTACTTTTCTTCGGTGCAGCAGAAGATCGCCAAAACTCTCACCACCAATTTTTCCTATCAGCTAATGGCCAAAGCCATGGGCGGCTTTGAGTATCCCATGAGGCTGGGCGACACCGACAGCGTCAGGCGTGAGTTGAGGCAGACGGGCGATCAGATGAGTCAGGCCATAGGAATTACTGATGAAGAGGATGGCAAAGACGCCAAAAAAGTTTCCGAAGCCGAAAAGCGGGGCCTTAGCATCTATATAGTCAATCAGCGCAAAAAGGTCGTGTTCTCCTCTGATCCCGCCAAGGAAGGCCTGGAAGTGGTGAAGGACCGGCTCCTTTTTGACGATGACCCTCAAACAGCCCTGGACGAAGCCTTGCAGTCCACGGATAGAGGCCCTTTCGCCTTTTTGGAGGAAAAAGCCAGGGAAGTCATCAGGCAGGAAAACAATGAAAAGGTGAAAAACAACATCAGGGCCGCCATTGAGCTTGCGGACACCGACAGAATGATGGACCGGATCGGCGAAATTTTTCCCAGTGTGACCGCCGGTAATAAAAAGGCTTTGGAAAACGCCCTTCAAAAAGCCAAAACCCCGCTGCGCCCCATGGTCTTTGAGGAAACCACGGGCGAGGCGCCCTTCATGACCGCCATCAGGCCCATCTTCAACAGGGACAGTTGCACCCATTGCCATGGGAAATCCCGCAGGGTGCTGGGCGCTATGATTATCCAGCAGCCCCTGAAGGAAACCCAATCCACGGTCAGATATAATATTATCTACATGAGCGTCGCTTCCATATTGGCTTTGGGATTGCTTGTGGCCATTATTTTCAGTCTGTTCCAGAGCATGGTGACCAATCGTTTGGGCGCCTTGCAGGAAAAAACCGCCCAGGTGGCCGGCGGAGACGTCAACGTGGAAGTGTACGACGACTCAGCCGACTCCATCGGCAGGCTCACCCGCAATTTCAACACCATGATTTTGAGCATCAAGGACCGGATTGAATACGCCAACAGCCTTCAGTTGGGCATCTCAGACCCCTTCTTCATGACCGATACGGACCGTAAAATCACCTTTGTCAACGAGGCGGCCCTCAAACTGGTGGGGCTGAGCAAGCAGGAGGTGTTGGAACGGCCCTGCCATGAAGTCTTTCTGGCCTCCGTATACAAAAGCGAATGCCCCGTGCGCAGCGCCATGGAGAACGACGAGGCCGTCAGCGGCAAAAAAATCGCTCTGACCAATTCCAAAGGCGTGGAAGTTCCCATCCTGTGCAGCGCGGCCCTTCTGCGGGATTCCTCCGGCAAGATTCTGGGCGCCTTCCAGATCATGCGGGACCTCACGGCGGACGTGGAGGCGGAAACCCGCATTCGCGAGGCTTACGCCCGGGAGGAAAAGGGCAAGAAGGAACTGGAAATCAAGGTTATCGAGCTGTCAGAGGTGCTTGGCAAGGTCAGCCAGGGCGACCTTTCGCCCCGGGGAGTCCCTTCCGGCGCCAACGACTCCATGGACGTGCTCACCCATCGCATCAACGAAACCCTGGACGGCATGGCTGCTCTCATCAAACAGGTTAAGGAAGCCATCCTGCCGGTTATCAACGGCGTGCTTCGCATTTCCCGCGAAAACCAGAACCTGGCCCAGCGCACCGAACAGCAGGCGGCCGCCATGGAGGAAATCAGCGCCACTCTGGAGGAACTGGTCAGCAATACCGGAGAGAACCTGGCGAACACCCGCCATGCGGACGGCCTGTCCAAAGAGGCTGTCAAAGTGGCCCACGAGGGCGGCAGCGAGGTGGAGCGCACGGCTGCAGCCATGTCGGAAATCGAATCGGCCAGCGCCAAGGTCGTGGAAATGATGGACCTCATCAACGAGATCACCTTCCAGACCAACCTGCTTTCCATTAACGCAGCCGTGGAAGCGGCCCGGGCCGGCGAGCAGGGCAGGGGCTTCGCCGTGGTCGCCAACGAAGTCCGCAACCTGGCCAAACGCAGCGCGTCCGCGTCCAAGGACATCCAGGTGCTGGTGCGTGAGATTATGGATAAAGTCACCACCGGCCGCCAGTGGGTGGGCGAGTTGGAAGGCCGTTTCGCCAACATTGTGAAAACTTCCGGCCAAGTCTCCGACGCCTTGGGCGAGGTGTCCATGGGCAGCGAGGAAAGCTCCCGGGGCATCGAGCAGATCAACCAGGGCACCCAGGAAGTCTGCGAGGTCAACGAAAAGAACGCCTCCTTTGTGGATGAACTGGCCCAGGAAACCCAAAAGCTCAAGGAAAAGGCCCGCAAGCTCCAGGAGCTTACAGCCGTCTTTGTTCTGGGAACCGAAGACATCATTTCCCATCAAATGGATTTTAACGAAGACGCCTTTGAGCCGGAAATGCCCATGGAGCCCAGATCCTCCTTTGAAGGCCGGGAACGGCGCAGAGCCATGCCCACTTCCCGGGCGCTGAGAGACGATCTGATAAACACCAGACCGTCCATGGAGGAAATGACCGACGATCTCCTGGAACAGGAGTTTGAAGAAGGCTTCGAGGAGTTCTGA
- the gatA gene encoding Asp-tRNA(Asn)/Glu-tRNA(Gln) amidotransferase subunit GatA has protein sequence MALHELTIGQAREKLLSKEISSQDLTKAVLDRIEAVEPQVDAYLTVSKEEAMEAAQKADKALAQGETAPLCGIPLAIKDVMCTKGVPTTCASKILGNFVPPYDATSITKLKEAGAVLVGKTNMDEFAMGSSTENSAFKTTKNPWDLTRTPGGSSGGSAAAVAADMCLGAFGSDTGGSIRQPGSHCSVVGLKPTYGRVSRYGLVAFASSLDQIGPFAKTVEDAAILLQAVAGYDPSDSTSVNVEVPDYTTAIQEDVKGMRVGMPKEYFEMGGLTPDVKNSVDQAIKTLESQGVEVMEVSLPHSKYCVAVYYVIAPAEASSNLARYDGVKYGMREERDSLIDMYHATRSSGFGPEVQRRIIIGTYALSAGYYDAYYGKASQVRTLIMEDYKKAFEKCDAIISPVAPTPAFKLGENTDDPLTMYLSDIFTLSANLAGVCGVSVPCGFSSEGLPIGLQLQGSHFQEEKILRLGHHFQKATDFHTKRPNL, from the coding sequence ATGGCACTGCATGAACTCACCATCGGGCAAGCCCGTGAAAAATTATTGAGCAAGGAGATTTCCAGCCAGGACCTGACCAAGGCGGTGCTGGATCGCATAGAGGCCGTAGAGCCCCAGGTGGACGCCTACCTGACCGTGAGCAAGGAAGAAGCCATGGAAGCCGCTCAAAAGGCTGACAAGGCCCTGGCCCAAGGCGAAACCGCGCCTTTGTGCGGCATTCCGCTCGCCATCAAGGACGTTATGTGCACCAAAGGCGTGCCGACCACCTGCGCTTCCAAAATTCTGGGAAATTTCGTCCCGCCCTACGACGCCACGTCCATAACCAAGCTCAAAGAGGCTGGCGCGGTGCTGGTGGGCAAGACCAACATGGACGAGTTCGCCATGGGCTCCTCCACGGAGAATTCGGCTTTTAAGACCACCAAGAATCCCTGGGACCTGACCCGGACGCCGGGCGGATCCAGCGGCGGATCTGCCGCGGCCGTGGCTGCGGACATGTGCTTGGGCGCATTCGGGTCAGACACGGGCGGATCCATCCGCCAGCCTGGCTCCCACTGCAGCGTGGTGGGGCTTAAGCCCACGTACGGCAGGGTGTCCCGTTACGGGCTGGTGGCGTTTGCCAGCTCCCTGGATCAGATAGGCCCCTTTGCCAAGACGGTGGAAGACGCCGCCATTTTGCTGCAGGCGGTGGCGGGCTACGATCCTTCGGACTCCACTTCCGTAAACGTGGAGGTTCCCGACTACACAACGGCCATCCAGGAAGACGTCAAGGGAATGCGGGTTGGCATGCCCAAGGAGTATTTCGAAATGGGCGGTCTGACCCCGGACGTAAAGAACTCCGTGGATCAGGCCATCAAGACATTGGAAAGCCAGGGCGTGGAAGTGATGGAGGTTTCGCTGCCTCATTCCAAGTACTGCGTGGCGGTGTATTATGTCATCGCTCCGGCGGAAGCCAGCTCCAACCTGGCGCGGTACGACGGCGTAAAATATGGGATGAGGGAGGAAAGGGACTCGTTGATCGACATGTATCACGCCACCCGGTCCTCCGGATTCGGCCCGGAAGTGCAGCGCCGCATCATCATCGGCACTTACGCCCTTTCCGCGGGATATTACGACGCGTATTACGGCAAGGCTTCCCAGGTGCGCACCCTGATTATGGAAGACTACAAAAAGGCCTTTGAAAAATGCGATGCGATCATTTCTCCGGTGGCGCCCACGCCGGCGTTTAAATTGGGCGAAAACACCGACGACCCGCTGACCATGTACTTGAGCGACATCTTCACCCTGTCCGCCAACCTGGCGGGCGTGTGCGGGGTTTCTGTACCGTGCGGATTTTCGTCGGAAGGCCTGCCTATCGGTCTGCAATTGCAGGGCAGCCATTTTCAGGAAGAAAAAATATTGCGGCTTGGCCATCATTTTCAGAAGGCCACGGATTTTCATACAAAGCGCCCGAATTTATAG